Genomic window (Gemmatimonadota bacterium):
AAGGAGTATCCCCCCCGGGGCCGCGCGCTCGACGACGTTTCCTTCCACATTCGCAAGGGCGAGTTCGCCTTCGTGACCGGACACTCCGGATCGGGGAAGTCCACGACGCTCCGGCTCGTGCATATGTCGGAGCGTCCATCCTCGGGAGAAGTGCGGGTCTGCGGGTATTCGTCCGAGGTGACCCCCCCTTCGGATGTCTGGAAGGTGAGACGGAAGGTGGGATTCGTCTTCCAGGATTTCCGGCTCCTCCCCGGCCGCACCGCCGCCGAGAACGTCGCCTTCGCCCTCGAGGTCACGGGAACCGCCCGGAAAGCGCTGGTGCCGCGGGCCAACCGGCTCCTCGCCAAGGTAGGCCTCTCGGCGAAGTCCGGGGCCGTGGTAAACGAGCTCTCGGGGGGGGAACAACAGCGGGTGGCGATCGCGCGGGCGCTCGTCAGCGAACCCCTCGTCCTCCTGGCCGACGAGCCCACAGGCAACCTGGACGAACGCTCCGCGCGCGGCATCCTCGAGCTTTTCCGCGAGCTGAACGCGCAGGGGATGGCGGTTCTCATGGCGACCCATGACCTGGAGATCGTGCGCAACTACCCGAGTTATCGCACGCTGGAGCTGAACGAGGGGCGCCTCGTTTACGACTCCGCGGCGGCACCGGCGGAACCCGCATGAGGTATTCGATTCGGGAGGCCTTCACCGCGATTCGACGGGCCCCCCTCCTCACCTTCCTGTCGGCGGCGATGGTGGGGCTCGCTCTCCTGGTCGCCGGGCTCTTCTCGATCGTCTCCTTCAACCTGCACGAGGCGCTGAATCGCGTGGAGGAGCGCGTCGAGATCGTCGCCTTCGTGCGCGATGACGCGCGGCAGGCGGAGCTGATCGCCGCGCAGGAGGCCATTCTCGGGATGGCGGAAGTCCGCGCCGTGCGTTTTGTCTCTAAAGAGGAGGCGCTCCGCCTGGCCGAGGAGCAGCTTCCCGAGTTCCAGGACATCTTCATGGGGCTCGAGGGAAACCCGCTTCCGGCTTCGATCGAGGTGGAGCTCCATCCCGGGAATCGGGATCCCGAGTCCGTCGCCCGGGTCGCGGGAGTCACCTCGCTGTATCCATTCGTGGAAGACGTCGTCTACGGCCAGGACTGGGTGGACCGGCTCTTCGTCCTCCGCCGGGTCGGGACGGTCACGACGACGATCCTGGGAATCGCCTTCGGCGCCGTCGCCGCGCTGATCATCGCCACCGCCGTGCGCATCGCGATCTTTGCGCGCCGCGAGGAAATCCAGATCATGCGACTCGTGGGAGCGACGAACGGATTCATCCGCCGCCCGTTTCTCCTCGAAGGCTTCATCACCGGTCTCGTGGGGGGGATCATCGCGCTTCTCCTGACGTACTCAGCCTATATGGCCGGGTCGCGCATGATCTTCCCGTTGGAATGGATCCCGGCGCGGTGGGTCGCGCTCGGAGTCCTCGCGGGTGGATTTTTCGGAGTCGCGGCGAGCGCGCTCGCGATCCGGCGATACCTCCAGGAGGTGTGAGGTGACGCTTCGGAGAACCCGATCGCTTGCGGTCCTCTTCGGGATCGTCGTCGCCCTTCCCCTCGCCGGCCAGCAGCCGGAAGAGCTCCGCCGGGAGATCCAGGAGAGCCAGCGGCGCCTCGAGCAGATTCGCGAGGAGCGGGCTCAGCTCCAGAGGGAGATGGACGCGCTCCGGTCCCGCGTCCAGAACGTCGCCGGCGCACTCCAGAACATCGAGCGCCAGCTCAGCGCCTCGCGTTCGGTCCTGGCGGAAATCGACTTTCAGACCGAAGCGGCGACAGCTCAGACCTATCGGACCACCGGCGATCTCTTGCTGACGCGCGAGCAGCTCCGGGAGCGCGAGGCGATCCTCCAGCGGCGGCTTCGTGACATCTACAAGCGAGGTCCCCTCCACACCGCCCGCGTCCTTCTCGGTGCCGATTCCTTCTCGGAGCTCCTGAACCGGTACCGCTACCTCCAGGTCATCGCGGCGTACGACCGCACCCTCGTCTCGACCACGCAGGCGCTGGAGGAAGAGCTGTCGGCGCAGAACCTGGATCTCCAGGAGAATCTCCGGGAGCTGGGCCGACTTCGGGAATCGAGGCTCGGCGAGGTGGCCGAGCTTCGTCAGATCGAGAACGAGCACCAGCAAACGCTCCAACAATTTCGCTCCGAAGAACGGCAAGCCATGAGCCGGATGGACCAGCTCGAGGCCGACGAGGTGCGCATGTCGAGCCTCGTCACCGAGCTCGAGCGGCGGCGTCTCGAGGAGGAGAGGCGAAGGGCCGTGGCCGGGCTTCCGGCGGGCGCCGTGGCGACGCTCACCACGGCGGACATCGGAACGCTTCCCTGGCCCGTGGAAGGAGCTGTCGCCTACCCCTTCGGTGTGGAGCGCCGCCCGAATGGCACCTCGCTCCGCTGGAACGGAATCGGAATCCGCGCCCCGGTCGGCACACCGGTGCGGGCGGTGCGGGGTGGCATCGTCGCACTGGCCGGCCCCTTCGAAGGGTACGGCCCCTCCGTCATCCTGAGTCACGGCGGTGGTTATTATTCGCTGTACCTCTATCTGGAGGAGATCGGCGTCGTCGAGGGCCGCGCGGTGGAGATGGGGCAGGTCGTCGGCACGGTGGGCGGCCAGAGCACCCCCGAGGGCGCCCGGCTGGAGTTCCAGATCCGCGCGCCCACGGCGGGCGGAGTGCCCGAGGCGATGGACCCGCTCGCCTGGCTTCGCCCGCGCGCGGGCGGCGAATGAAGCCGCTACATCCCCTGGAAGGGCACGAGGATCAGCGGAACGCCGTCGCTCGGGCTTTTTTTTCGGGCCGGCTCCCGCCCGCGCTCCTTCTCCACGGCCCCACGGGAGTCGGCAAGCAGCGCTTCGCTCTCTGGATCGGCCAGCTGATCCTCTGTGCGAATCCGACGGACGACGGCCCGTGCGGGGCTTGCAAGGACTGCCGGATGGCGCTGGGACTCCAGCACCCCGACCTGCACTGGTACTTCCCCTTCAAGAAGCCGGCGTCGAAAGGATCGAAGGAGAGGGACGAGGAGGCGCTCGAAGAGACGCGGATCGAGATTCTGGAGGCGAGACGCGAGGAGCCGCTTCACCCCACCTACTCGAATGAGCTCCGCGGGATCTACTTCGGGACGATCCGTGCCCTCCGCAGGGAAGCGTCGCGGCGTCCCGCCTTGGCGTCGCGGCGCCTCTTCATCGTCGGGGACGCGGAGGAGCTCGTCGCACAGGAGTCCGCGCAGGAAGCCGCCAACTCCCTCCTCAAGACACTGGAAGAGCCCCCGCCGGACAGCTGGATCGTCCTCACCTCGTCCGAGCCGGGCCGCCTCCTTCCGACGATACGGTCTCGCTCGACCGCGATCCACCTTCCTCCCCTCCCCCGCGACCGGGTCCGCACGTTCCTCGAGCGGGAGAGCGGAGCCTCGAAGGACGAGGTGGAAAAGGCGGCTTTGCTCTCCGGGGGCGCCATCGGCCAGGCGCTCGGGTACCTCCCTCACGAAGGCGAGGACGGCCCGCTCGAGAAGATCCGCAAGGACGCCTTTCGCCTCCTCCGGACCGCGGTCGCCCCGAGCCCGGCCGACCGGTACGCGCGTGCGTTGGCGGAGACGCCCTGGGGGGCGCGGGGGCTTCGCGACCTCCTCACGGCTCTGGAGGGTTGGATCCGCGACCTGGCGGCCGTCTCGGCCCTCCACGAGGTCACTCTCCTGAACGAGGACAACCGCGCCTGGCTCGAGCTGACCGTGCAGGAAACCGGAATTCACCCGGCGCGTGCGGCCCGCTCGATCGCCCGGGTCGAACGCACCCGGCGAGAGGCCGATGGAAATGTGAATCCCCAGCTCCTAGTGAGCCGGCTCCTCAGGGGGCTCCACGACGATCTCGTCCCCGCTCCGAGATCCCTTTCCCGCGCCATTTCGGCGGAGGCCCGATGACACCAGACCACGCACCCTCCGATTCCGCGACCCCGGAGGATGAGCTGACGCACCTCGGGCCGGATGGACGGCCCCGGATGGTGGACGTGTCGGAAAAGGCGCATACGACGCGCACCGCGATCGCGGAGGGGTCCATCCGAATGTCCCCCGCGACGCTGGAGAAGCTCGTGCGTGCCGGGCCGAAGGGCGAACCTCTCCGCGTGGCCGAGCTGGCGGGGATCCAGGCCGCGAAGCGCACCGCGGAATTGATTCCTCTCTGCCACCTCCTCGCCGGGGTCTCGGCCTCGGTCGAGATGACTCCTGACCCGGCCCTCCCGGGAGTCCGGGCGCGCGCCACGGCCCGTGTCCAGGGAAACACCGGCGTGGAGATGGAGGCGCTGACCGCGGTCACCGTCGCCCTTCTCACTCTCTACGACATGGGGAAAGCGGTGGACCGGGGGATGACGCTCGGCGAGATCCGGCTCGTGGAAAAGGCGGGGGGACGGAGCGGGCTCTGGCGGGCCAACGATGCGGAGGGCGGCTCGAAGGTGTAGCAGGACCTTCTGGAATGCCCGTCCCACCTTCGGATGAGTGGCCTGCAGGAGGATTGAATTTCCAATCCCTCTTGGCCTTCCGATCCATTCAGGCACTGATGCTTGTTCCCAAGCAGCTTGCCTGAATCATCGCATCCTCGCTCGCGAGATATCGTTTTTCGCATGGTGACCGAAGCCTCGATCCCCTGGAACCACACTCCCGTCGCCAAATTCGCCGAGAGTTCGCCGGTGAATCGCCTCACGGCAGGTGCCTACGCGGGGGCTTGAAAGCTCAACTCCGACCCCATCAGTACAACGTTCGCCAGCGGCGTCGTGATGGTTCCGGGGGTGTCGCCTGCGAAGCCGATCAGCTCACCCGCATCTCCCAACTCGAAGCGGAAGTATGTGTTGGGCGGACCATCCGGACTTTCGCCCGGCCGTCCAGCCCACTGGCCCAGTACCATCGAGTACGCCCCTCCACTCGGGAGGGCGTCCCGTCCCGTGTCGGGATCCGGCCTGGTGAGAATCGCCGATCCCCATTGTCCCTGCCGCCAGGTTCCGGTCGCCGCCCCGTCGGAGATGCTGCCCACGAACTCAGCGTTCTGAGAATTCACCGCGAAGCGGAGGGTTACTCCCTCGGACGTGATGTTCTGCATCGGGATCGTCGGCGCTCCCATTGCGACCGGACCCATGAATCCGAGGAATTCCCCGGACGAGGTGCGCTCGAACCGCCAACGGACGTCCTGACTGAGGGTCGGACCAACCACGATCGTTCCGGACCACTCGCCTGTGAGAGCGACGACGGCCTCCTCAGTGAGAGCCTGCTGCTGTGCGACGACTGTGTGTGCCGGGATCACAGCGAGAAGAAACGCAAGAACGGTAGGGACGATCGTGGTCTGCATGGACGCTCTTTCCTCTCCGAAGGCTTCGTGGCGTGGGAACCTTCACTCCTCCCATACGAGTGCCGCAAGATTTCCTTCACGGACCCTCTTCCATCTCATGCGTCCAGCTACAGCCCTACTGCTTCACAGCTCGGAGAATGGTTCGGGCGCAGATTGCTGCGATGCGTAGACTCGCCGTTGGTTGGTAGAGCAGGTGCCCTCAGGCGCTGAGGGGAGTTGACAGGACCGTATCCGCATTCCCATCATTGGCTGATGGGACTCACCGACTCACCCTCCGACCTTATTCCAGGCACGCTCGAGCTCCTGATCCTGAAGGCGCTCGTCAGTGGAGCCAAGCATGGCTATGGCATCGTCGAGCACGTGCGCCTGGCGTCGGACGACGTGTTGCGCATCGGCGAGAGCGCGCTGTATCCCGCCCTGCAGAGGCTGCTCCTCAATGACTGGGTCAAGGCTCAATGGGGCATGTCGGAGAACAATCGTCGCGCGCGCTACTACACGCTGACCACTCGCGGCCGCCGGAAACTCGCCGCCGAACGTGCGGAGTTCAACCGTTTGGTCGGCGCGATTCAGTTGGTTTTGGGGACGACATAGCCCGCTTCACGACGAGGTTCCCCGATGAAAACGATCTTCCGCCGGCTGCGATACCTCCTTGCCCGCTCGCCGGTGTCTTGGAGAGCGGAAGGTGGTATGAGAAGGTAGAAGGGACGCCCCAGGGGGCGGGCATCAGCCCGCTCCTGGCCAATGTCTTTTTGCACTTTGTCGTGGACCTGTGGGTCCAACGGAAACGGGAGCGAACCGCACGAGGCAGTGTTGTCATCGTGCGGTACGCCGACGACTTCGTGATGGGCTTCCAGTACGAATAGGACGCACGGCGGATGTTGGTAGACATTCGGGGGCGGGTGGCGCATTTCGGCCTCCAACTTCACGATGGGAAGACTCGGATGATCGAGTTTGGGCGACTTCCGGCCCTCGAACGGAAACGAAGAGGTGCCCGGCGACCCGATACGTTTGCATGCCTCGGGTTCACCCACTACTGCGGGTGGTCGCGGGATGGGCGTTTCGTGGTCAAACGCAAGACGCAGGGTAAACGACTGACGCGAAAGCTGAAGTCGCTGAGAGAAGAGGCGAGGCGCCGTATGCACGCCCCGGTCGCTGAACAGCATCGCTGGCTCTGCCAAGTGCTGACAGGCCACTACACGTACTATGGATTGCCAAGCAACTTCCGCTCGCTGAACGCCTTTCACGACGGATCTGTGAGGGCGAAAGCCGAATGGCTGAGCTACTCGACCTCACTCGGGATGTTCGAAGAACCTTCGCACCTGAGCGGGTCGTCGCTGAAGGCTGCGTAGATGGGCGGTAGCCGTGCGCTGGAGCTCTTCGCGTTGGCGAGCGGGGACACGGCGGGCTACCTGGGCCTTCAGGTCTCCGTTCAGGTACTCGTCCGGATTCAACTCCGGCGCATAGGGCGGCAGATAGAACAGGGCGATAGCGTCGGCATGCTTTCCCACCCAGTCTCGAACTTTGGCCGCCTTGCGCATGTTCAGATTGTCGAGAATCAGAAACACCTTTCGATCGGCGTCCCGGATCAAGCGACGCAGGAATCGGATCAGGGTTGGTGCATCGAGTTCCTTCTGCAGAACCATGAATCGGAGCGTCCCCTGATTCGTGACCGTGGACAGGTAGGCCACCGAGTTGCGTCGAGACAGGACCGGGAGAACGGGCGCCTTGCCCCGTGGTGCGAACCCTCGACCTCGAGCGTCGCTCGTGCTCAAGCTGGTTTCGTCCCCCCAATGAATCTCCGCGCCTTCCCGTCGGGCCTGGGCCCGGATCCTCGGATAGGTGTCCTTCAGCCACCGCTCGATCTCTTCGGGTCGCTGCTCATAGGCTCGCTTGAGCGGCTTCTGCGCCGTGAAACCCCACCGGTGCAGGTAGTGGCCCAGCGTTCGCACCGGCACCGTGAGGCCGTAACGCATCCGGATCAGCTCCCCAATCGCCGCTCGCGTCCAAAGCGCGAAGGGCAGACGGAGCTGGTCCCGGGTCTTGTCCGTGATCGCTCGCTGGATCGCCCGCTCCTGTACGGCCGTCAGCCTTCGCTACGTCCCCGTTCGGCGACCTCGCTTGCGAGGGGCGAGCGCCTCGATCCCCCCTTCCTCGAAGCGTGCGCACCACTTCGAGACCGTCATGTAGTGGACACCCAACAGCCGGCCAATCTCCGTGAAGCTCTGGCCCTCCTGTCTCAACCGAATCGCCGTTCGACGCTTCTCGGCCTGGGCATCAGGCGACAGGGTGCGGGCATCGATCAAGGTCATGCTTCAAGATACTACAACCCCGATAAACTATCACCTATTTAGTGGCCGAGGTAATAGCTCGTTCCGCCCCCGAATCACTTCCGTGCCCGGTAACGGACGCCTTCGAGGCCTTCGAAGTCGGAGTCCTGCGTCCATAGCTCAGCATCGTGCGCTCGCGCGGTCGCAAGGATGATACTGTCCGCGAGCGCCAGCTTGGTTTCGACACTGAGTTCCGCGGCTTCGAGAGCAAGGCGGTCGTCGAGATCAACGACGGTGCCACTCCGCAAAGCCGCGACCACGTTTAGAGCCTCTTCCTGGCCAACATGCCGTAGCATGTGACGGTAGACCTCGAAGAGGCTGAGCGAGGGCACGACAAGTGGTTCGGTGCTCTCGATCGGCTTGCGGAAGAAGGCGGCGTTGCTGCCCCCGGACAGGTATTCGATCCACCCGCTGGAGTCGACGACGTTCACAGACGGTCGGGCTCGCGCTCCAAGGGTGGGAGCTTCGGGTAACGGCCGCGGAACCTTTCGATCGGTTCAACCGGCACAAGTTCGATGCGCGAGCCAATGGCAAACGCCTCGACCTTCTGCCCTGGCCGGATCTTGAGCTTGTCGCGCACGTCCTTGGGAATGACGACCTGGTACTTCGGCGATACAGTAACAACGGTCACAAGTCACCTCCGGCATCGATGATCTATACGTATGACAATAACCCGATGGATCAGGACTCTCAAGGACCCGCGGAGGACGACCAGAAACGAGCTAACGTCCCGGCGCGTAAGCTGCGCGTCGATCTGCTGAAGAATTGAACCACATCCCTCCCCGCGCCAGCTTCATGCGCCTGTTAGATGGCCTCGACTCCCGTTGCGGCTCGCAGTAAGTTACATGTAACCACCCAACCGGAGCACGCATGATGTCTGGATCCGAGAAGCGTAAGGCAACGCGAGAGAAGGTGCGTGCGCATCGTGAAAGGTTGCGGCAACAAGGGCTGCGGCCCATTCAGATCTGGGTGCCCGACGTGCGATCGGCGACGTTTCGGGTGGAAGCTCACCGGCAATCCGCCTCGGTGGCGCAGGGTCGATTCGAGCAGGAGGACCAGGCGTTCATCGACGCAGTCTCCGCAGAGGATGATACATGACTCGCGGGGAAATCTGGACCGTCTCTGCCGGCACCGACTACGCCGGCAAACCTCGTCCCGCGGTCATCGTCCAGGACGACAGCTTCGACGCGACAGCTTCGGTCACCCTCTGCGCCTTCACGAGCGATCCCACCGAGGCGCCCCTCATTCGGATTCCGATTGAGCCTTCCGTGTCACTTCTCACGAGGATGACCCCAGGGTTCTCACGAGCATGACCCCACCCCC
Coding sequences:
- a CDS encoding ATP-binding cassette domain-containing protein — its product is MINLSHVTKEYPPRGRALDDVSFHIRKGEFAFVTGHSGSGKSTTLRLVHMSERPSSGEVRVCGYSSEVTPPSDVWKVRRKVGFVFQDFRLLPGRTAAENVAFALEVTGTARKALVPRANRLLAKVGLSAKSGAVVNELSGGEQQRVAIARALVSEPLVLLADEPTGNLDERSARGILELFRELNAQGMAVLMATHDLEIVRNYPSYRTLELNEGRLVYDSAAAPAEPA
- a CDS encoding permease-like cell division protein FtsX, coding for MRYSIREAFTAIRRAPLLTFLSAAMVGLALLVAGLFSIVSFNLHEALNRVEERVEIVAFVRDDARQAELIAAQEAILGMAEVRAVRFVSKEEALRLAEEQLPEFQDIFMGLEGNPLPASIEVELHPGNRDPESVARVAGVTSLYPFVEDVVYGQDWVDRLFVLRRVGTVTTTILGIAFGAVAALIIATAVRIAIFARREEIQIMRLVGATNGFIRRPFLLEGFITGLVGGIIALLLTYSAYMAGSRMIFPLEWIPARWVALGVLAGGFFGVAASALAIRRYLQEV
- a CDS encoding peptidoglycan DD-metalloendopeptidase family protein — encoded protein: MTLRRTRSLAVLFGIVVALPLAGQQPEELRREIQESQRRLEQIREERAQLQREMDALRSRVQNVAGALQNIERQLSASRSVLAEIDFQTEAATAQTYRTTGDLLLTREQLREREAILQRRLRDIYKRGPLHTARVLLGADSFSELLNRYRYLQVIAAYDRTLVSTTQALEEELSAQNLDLQENLRELGRLRESRLGEVAELRQIENEHQQTLQQFRSEERQAMSRMDQLEADEVRMSSLVTELERRRLEEERRRAVAGLPAGAVATLTTADIGTLPWPVEGAVAYPFGVERRPNGTSLRWNGIGIRAPVGTPVRAVRGGIVALAGPFEGYGPSVILSHGGGYYSLYLYLEEIGVVEGRAVEMGQVVGTVGGQSTPEGARLEFQIRAPTAGGVPEAMDPLAWLRPRAGGE
- the moaC gene encoding cyclic pyranopterin monophosphate synthase MoaC, with the protein product MTPDHAPSDSATPEDELTHLGPDGRPRMVDVSEKAHTTRTAIAEGSIRMSPATLEKLVRAGPKGEPLRVAELAGIQAAKRTAELIPLCHLLAGVSASVEMTPDPALPGVRARATARVQGNTGVEMEALTAVTVALLTLYDMGKAVDRGMTLGEIRLVEKAGGRSGLWRANDAEGGSKV
- a CDS encoding PadR family transcriptional regulator, with product MTGPYPHSHHWLMGLTDSPSDLIPGTLELLILKALVSGAKHGYGIVEHVRLASDDVLRIGESALYPALQRLLLNDWVKAQWGMSENNRRARYYTLTTRGRRKLAAERAEFNRLVGAIQLVLGTT
- a CDS encoding reverse transcriptase domain-containing protein; its protein translation is MESGRWYEKVEGTPQGAGISPLLANVFLHFVVDLWVQRKRERTARGSVVIVRYADDFVMGFQYE
- a CDS encoding type II toxin-antitoxin system VapC family toxin produces the protein MNVVDSSGWIEYLSGGSNAAFFRKPIESTEPLVVPSLSLFEVYRHMLRHVGQEEALNVVAALRSGTVVDLDDRLALEAAELSVETKLALADSIILATARAHDAELWTQDSDFEGLEGVRYRARK
- a CDS encoding AbrB/MazE/SpoVT family DNA-binding domain-containing protein, translating into MTVVTVSPKYQVVIPKDVRDKLKIRPGQKVEAFAIGSRIELVPVEPIERFRGRYPKLPPLEREPDRL
- a CDS encoding antitoxin MazE family protein yields the protein MSGSEKRKATREKVRAHRERLRQQGLRPIQIWVPDVRSATFRVEAHRQSASVAQGRFEQEDQAFIDAVSAEDDT